Below is a window of Terriglobales bacterium DNA.
GGGGTGCCTTCCCTATAATTAAGGGCACGTCTGTCCTTCAGGACCCTCCACGGGTGGCCGTTCAATGGTGAACCATAGTTTCCAGATAGGCGATAAGGTCGTGTATCCCAACCACGGGGTGGGGGTCATCGAGCAGATCAGCAGTCGGACCATCGGGGCGGTGGTCGAGAAGTTCTACCTGCTCAAGATCAAGTCCAGCAGCCTCAAGGTGATGGTCCCCTTCCACAATGTGGAGAACGTGGGCCTGCGCCGGGTGGTGCGCAACGGCGAGGTGCAGAAGGTGCTGAGCTTCCTCACCGACGGCAAGTGCGACAACCACGCCGACTGGAAGTACCGCTTCAAGGAAAACTCCGACCGCATGCGCACCGGCTCGCTGCTGGAGGTGGCCGGGGTGCTGAAGGGCCTGCTGGTGCTCAGCCAGAGCAAGCCCCTGTCCTTCCGCGAGAAAAAGATGCTGGAGCGCGCCCGTTACCTGCTGGTCAGCGAGCTGGCCATGGCCAGGAATGTGGACGAGCCGGAGATCGAGCAGTTGCTCTCCAAGTCGCTGGCCAAGTGCAAGCTGCGCTTCCCCGAACTGCCCCCTCAGGCTTAGCTCCCAAGGAGCCAGCTGCTTTCGCCGCGGATGGACGCGGATCAACGCTGATTCCAATCGCTCTGATGAATGACCCGCGGGCATCGCCGGGCATCGCCCGGCGAAGAAGTCCCTACTCGCCCAGCCACGCCCCGTAGGGGCGGAGCTTCTCGATGTGGTCGAAGATGATCTTGAGTGCGGCGGTGATGGGCACCGCCAGGATGAGTCCCATCGCTCCCCACAGCCATCCCCAAAACAAGAGCGCGATGGTCACCGCCAGCGGGTTCAACTGCAGGCGTCGCCCGATCAGCTTGGGATAGAGCACGTTGATGGCGAACAGGTGCAGCGCCAGGACGGTGATGATGATGGTCAGGAAGCCGGCGCCGTTCAGTTGCCCGAAGCCCGCCATGATGGGGGGCACCATGGCCAGCACCACGCCCAGGTAGGGCACCAGGCTCAGAAAGCCGCTCAGCAGTCCCAGGAAGTAGAAGTACGGTAGGCCCAGGATGCCGAAGACCACGGTGCTGGCGATGGACAGGAAGACCCCCACGATCAGATTCCCCAGGATGAAGCTGCGGATCATGGCCGAGATCCGACCCAGGGTGACATAGGCGGTGTTGCGGTTCTCCATGTCGAACAGCATCACCGTGGCCGCGCGCGTGTGGTCCTGCCAGGTCAGCATGAAAAACACCAGGAAGGGCACGAAGGAGACCGCCAGCGCCACCTCCCCCACCGAGCCCAGGCCGCTGATGATGTAGTCGGTCCAGGCGGTCTGCTGCTGCACCTTGACGGCCTGCTTCTCTTCCGTGGTCGCCTCCGGCAGGACTGTCTGG
It encodes the following:
- a CDS encoding CarD family transcriptional regulator — translated: MVNHSFQIGDKVVYPNHGVGVIEQISSRTIGAVVEKFYLLKIKSSSLKVMVPFHNVENVGLRRVVRNGEVQKVLSFLTDGKCDNHADWKYRFKENSDRMRTGSLLEVAGVLKGLLVLSQSKPLSFREKKMLERARYLLVSELAMARNVDEPEIEQLLSKSLAKCKLRFPELPPQA
- a CDS encoding AI-2E family transporter translates to MATEQLEPVAPPSGEPPVPGRGTGAAGVPALRRRRTDHVQSGAPVIIAVAVVLALCYVAKLVLVVLLVSILVAFMLEPLVMLLERLRLPRALAALISLLVLAAVLFGLSTVFYNNAQDFVQSLPRYSQRIKAALEKFREKAERVQKTTQTVLPEATTEEKQAVKVQQQTAWTDYIISGLGSVGEVALAVSFVPFLVFFMLTWQDHTRAATVMLFDMENRNTAYVTLGRISAMIRSFILGNLIVGVFLSIASTVVFGILGLPYFYFLGLLSGFLSLVPYLGVVLAMVPPIMAGFGQLNGAGFLTIIITVLALHLFAINVLYPKLIGRRLQLNPLAVTIALLFWGWLWGAMGLILAVPITAALKIIFDHIEKLRPYGAWLGE